One part of the Arabidopsis thaliana chromosome 1 sequence genome encodes these proteins:
- a CDS encoding Bromodomain transcription factor (Bromodomain transcription factor; FUNCTIONS IN: DNA binding; INVOLVED IN: biological_process unknown; LOCATED IN: cellular_component unknown; EXPRESSED IN: 12 plant structures; EXPRESSED DURING: 6 growth stages; CONTAINS InterPro DOMAIN/s: Histone-fold (InterPro:IPR009072), Bromodomain transcription factor (InterPro:IPR006565); BEST Arabidopsis thaliana protein match is: Bromodomain transcription factor (TAIR:AT3G02160.1); Has 151 Blast hits to 151 proteins in 38 species: Archae - 0; Bacteria - 0; Metazoa - 64; Fungi - 0; Plants - 82; Viruses - 0; Other Eukaryotes - 5 (source: NCBI BLink).), which yields MKRRRRNSKLKFEETSDQSPTSTAEFSFSLTKIAVSQICQSIGYKATDASALNTLTLTTTKFLQSLAELASSFSNTANRTEVNLFDIVNGLQDIALSTSDCFPGGSTVHDIESQCLIKSAVLRNLSDFVTYAPEIPFAKPLPRRERDGSFGGDLDHVAVTRSVDVTSVPAWLPPFPDSSLCSDRCSKDNRSDHLWENSDSVIRREILPESLKSKSGGRLPVMRDKVRFKMEQRDWSSGGDTRLERSRDNNNGESGRDLEVKKKIREGYTYCAGEWPF from the coding sequence ATGAAGCGACGACGCCGTAACTCCAAACTTAAATTCGAAGAAACCTCCGACCAATCACCGACATCCACGGCAGagttctccttctctctcacCAAAATCGCCGTCAGCCAAATCTGCCAATCTATTGGATACAAAGCCACCGATGCCTCCGCTCTCAACACTCTAACCCTAACCACCACCAAATTCTTACAATCCCTCGCCGAACTCGCATCGTCGTTCTCTAACACCGCTAATCGCACGGAGGTTAATCTCTTCGACATCGTCAATGGTCTCCAAGATATCGCTTTATCTACTTCCGATTGTTTCCCCGGTGGCTCTACGGTTCACGATATTGAATCTCAGTGCCTGATCAAATCCGCTGTTCTCCGTAACCTCTCCGATTTCGTTACCTACGCTCCTGAGATTCCTTTCGCTAAACCGTTACCGAGACGGGAAAGAGACGGATCGTTCGGAGGAGATTTGGATCACGTGGCGGTGACTCGATCGGTGGATGTGACGTCAGTTCCAGCTTGGCTTCCGCCTTTTCCTGACTCTAGTCTCTGCTCCGATCGTTGTTCAAAGGATAATAGATCTGATCACTTGTGGGAAAACTCTGATTCCGTTATTCGCCGTGAAATTTTGCCGGAGAGTTTGAAATCTAAAAGCGGAGGAAGATTACCGGTAATGAGAGATAAAGTGAGATTCAAGATGGAACAACGAGATTGGAGTAGTGGTGGTGATACGAGATTGGAGCGGTCGCGGGACAATAACAATGGCGAATCTGGCCGTGATCTTGAggttaagaagaaaattagagAAGGATACACTTACTGTGCCGGCGAGTGGCCGTTTTAG
- a CDS encoding Formyl transferase (Formyl transferase; FUNCTIONS IN: hydroxymethyl-, formyl- and related transferase activity, phosphoribosylglycinamide formyltransferase activity, formyltetrahydrofolate deformylase activity; INVOLVED IN: purine ribonucleotide biosynthetic process, biosynthetic process; LOCATED IN: chloroplast; EXPRESSED IN: 20 plant structures; EXPRESSED DURING: 12 growth stages; CONTAINS InterPro DOMAIN/s: Phosphoribosylglycinamide formyltransferase, active site (InterPro:IPR001555), Phosphoribosylglycinamide formyltransferase (InterPro:IPR004607), Formyl transferase, N-terminal (InterPro:IPR002376); BEST Arabidopsis thaliana protein match is: Formyl transferase (TAIR:AT4G17360.1); Has 13846 Blast hits to 13846 proteins in 2648 species: Archae - 117; Bacteria - 9929; Metazoa - 318; Fungi - 202; Plants - 129; Viruses - 3; Other Eukaryotes - 3148 (source: NCBI BLink).), whose product MESRVLFSSQFNFPVNSPFKTRETSIAPLTPSRNVLSFSFRSPAERCAMRIVPLVKAASSTPQIVAEVDGSSHEPRRKKLAVFVSGGGSNFRKIHEGCSDGSVNGDVVLLVTNKKDCGGAEYARSNGIPVLVFPKAKREPSDGLSPSELVDVLRKYGVDFVLLAGYLKLIPVELVQAFPKRILNIHPALLPAFGGKGLYGIKVHKAVLESGARYSGPTIHFVNEEYDTGRILAQSAVRVIANDTPEELAKRVLHEEHKLYVEVVGAICEERIKWREDGVPLIQNKQNPDEYY is encoded by the exons ATGGAATCACGGGTTTTGTTCTCTAGTCAATTCAACTTCCCGGTGAATTCACCGTTTAAGACCCGTGAAACCTCGATTGCTCCGCTCACACCTTCCCGGAAtgttctctccttctctttccGTAGTCCCGCAGAGAGATGTGCGATGAGGATTGTACCGCTTGTAAAAGCTGCTTCGTCTACTCCACAGATAGTAGCGGAGGTCGATGGTTCGTCTCACGAACcaagaaggaagaagcttGCTGTGTTTGTGTCGGGAGGTGGTTCAAATTTCAGGAAGATTCATGAGGGATGCAGTGATGGTTCTGTTAATGgtgatgttgttttgttggTCACTAACAAAAAAG ATTGTGGAGGTGCTGAGTATGCAAGAAGTAATGGAATTCCTGTTTTAGTATTCCCAAAAGCGAAACGAGAACCATCTGATGGACTCTCTCCTTCAGAACTTGTAGATGTACTAAG GAAATATGGTGTAGACTTTGTTCTTTTAGCTGGATATTTGAAACTTATACCGGTCGAGCTGGTCCAAGCTTTTCCTAAACGGATTCTAAATATTCATCCTGCTCTTCTTCCGGCTTTCGGAGGCAAAGGTCTTTATGGTATAAAAGTGCATAAAGCTGTTCTAGAATCGGGAGCTAG ATATTCGGGTCCGACAATTCACTTCGTCAATGAGGAGTACGATACAGGTCGGATACTTGCTCAAAGTGCAGTCCGTGTGATTGCTAATGATACACCAGAAGAATTGGCCAAAAGGGTTCTTCATGAG GAACACAAACTGTATGTCGAGGTGGTGGGTGCGATTTGCGAAGAGCGGATTAAATGGAGAGAAGACGGTGTCCCTCtcattcaaaacaaacaaaaccctGACGAGTACTATTAG
- the PP2-A9 gene encoding phloem protein 2-A9 (phloem protein 2-A9 (PP2-A9); BEST Arabidopsis thaliana protein match is: phloem protein 2-A10 (TAIR:AT1G10155.1); Has 128 Blast hits to 128 proteins in 20 species: Archae - 0; Bacteria - 0; Metazoa - 0; Fungi - 0; Plants - 128; Viruses - 0; Other Eukaryotes - 0 (source: NCBI BLink).), with product MPAELKMVSWLEVTGSFDKIEPGKTYRIGFKISFKPDATGWDKAPVFMSAKIGKKGKTVWKRIKSVSQNFGILKGGSEPVNIPDESDGLFEILVSPTALNQDTKLQFGLYEVWTGRWKTGLLIHEAFVQEV from the coding sequence ATGCCTGCTGAGCTGAAGATGGTGAGTTGGTTAGAAGTAACCGGTTCATTCGACAAGATTGAACCCGGGAAAACATATCGAATCGGTTTTAAAATCTCGTTTAAACCGGATGCGACCGGTTGGGACAAAGCCCCTGTTTTCATGTCTGCTAAAATCGGGAAGAAAGGCAAGACAGTGTGGAAAAGAATCAAATCCGTTAGCCAGAACTTTGGTATACTGAAAGGTGGATCAGAACCCGTCAATATACCTGACGAGTCCGATGGCCTGTTTGAAATCTTGGTTAGTCCCACAGCGCTTAACCAAGATACTAAGCTTCAGTTTGGTCTGTATGAGGTGTGGACTGGACGATGGAAGACAGGTCTGTTGATCCACGAAGCCTTTGTTCAAGAAGTGTAA
- the AK-HSDH I gene encoding aspartate kinase-homoserine dehydrogenase i (aspartate kinase-homoserine dehydrogenase i (AK-HSDH I); FUNCTIONS IN: homoserine dehydrogenase activity, aspartate kinase activity; INVOLVED IN: aspartate family amino acid biosynthetic process; LOCATED IN: chloroplast stroma, chloroplast; EXPRESSED IN: 22 plant structures; EXPRESSED DURING: 13 growth stages; CONTAINS InterPro DOMAIN/s: Aspartate/glutamate/uridylate kinase (InterPro:IPR001048), Homoserine dehydrogenase, catalytic (InterPro:IPR001342), Amino acid-binding ACT (InterPro:IPR002912), Aspartate/homoserine dehydrogenase, NAD-binding (InterPro:IPR005106), Aspartate kinase, conserved site (InterPro:IPR018042), Bifunctional aspartokinase/homoserine dehydrogenase I (InterPro:IPR011147), NAD(P)-binding domain (InterPro:IPR016040), Aspartate kinase domain (InterPro:IPR001341), Homoserine dehydrogenase, conserved site (InterPro:IPR019811); BEST Arabidopsis thaliana protein match is: aspartate kinase-homoserine dehydrogenase ii (TAIR:AT4G19710.2); Has 17266 Blast hits to 16993 proteins in 2572 species: Archae - 397; Bacteria - 11403; Metazoa - 7; Fungi - 300; Plants - 257; Viruses - 0; Other Eukaryotes - 4902 (source: NCBI BLink).) yields MPVVSLAKVVTSPAVAGDLAVRVPFIYGKRLVSNRVSFGKLRRRSCIGQCVRSELQSPRVLGSVTDLALDNSVENGHLPKGDSWAVHKFGGTCVGNSERIKDVAAVVVKDDSERKLVVVSAMSKVTDMMYDLIHRAESRDDSYLSALSGVLEKHRATAVDLLDGDELSSFLARLNDDINNLKAMLRAIYIAGHATESFSDFVVGHGELWSAQMLAAVVRKSGLDCTWMDARDVLVVIPTSSNQVDPDFVESEKRLEKWFTQNSAKIIIATGFIASTPQNIPTTLKRDGSDFSAAIMSALFRSHQLTIWTDVDGVYSADPRKVSEAVVLKTLSYQEAWEMSYFGANVLHPRTIIPVMKYDIPIVIRNIFNLSAPGTMICRQIDDEDGFKLDAPVKGFATIDNLALVNVEGTGMAGVPGTASAIFSAVKEVGANVIMISQASSEHSVCFAVPEKEVKAVSEALNSRFRQALAGGRLSQIEIIPNCSILAAVGQKMASTPGVSATFFNALAKANINIRAIAQGCSEFNITVVVKREDCIRALRAVHSRFYLSRTTLAVGIIGPGLIGGTLLDQIRDQAAVLKEEFKIDLRVIGITGSSKMLMSESGIDLSRWRELMKEEGEKADMEKFTQYVKGNHFIPNSVMVDCTADADIASCYYDWLLRGIHVVTPNKKANSGPLDQYLKIRDLQRKSYTHYFYEATVGAGLPIISTLRGLLETGDKILRIEGIFSGTLSYLFNNFVGTRSFSEVVAEAKQAGFTEPDPRDDLSGTDVARKVTILARESGLKLDLEGLPVQNLVPKPLQACASAEEFMEKLPQFDEELSKQREEAEAAGEVLRYVGVVDAVEKKGTVELKRYKKDHPFAQLSGADNIIAFTTKRYKEQPLIVRGPGAGAQVTAGGIFSDILRLAFYLGAPS; encoded by the exons ATGCCGGTGGTTTCTCTGGCTAAGGTTGTTACTTCTCCGGCGGTGGCCGGAGATTTAGCGGTTCGTGTTCCGTTCATTTATGGGAAACGACTAGTGTCGAATCGTGTTTCTTTCGGGAAATTGAGGCGCCGGAGTTGTATAGGTCAATGCGTAAGAAGCGAATTGCAAAGTCCTCGTGTCTTAGGTTCCGTCACAG ATTTAGCGTTGGATAATTCTGTGGAGAATGGTCATCTTCCCAAAGGAGATTCATGGGCTGTACACAAATTTGGAGGAACTTGTGTGGGAAATTCTGAGAGGATAAAGGATGttgctgctgttgttgttaAGGATGACTCTGAGAGGAAGTTGGTGGTTGTGTCAGCAATGTCGAAAGTCACTGATATGATGTATGATCTCATTCACAGAGCAGAGTCTCGTGATGATTCATATCTGTCTGCTTTGAGTGGTGTTCTTGAAAAGCACCGAGCAACTGCTGTTGACTTGCTTGATGGAGATGAACTCTCAAGTTTCTTGGCTCGGTTAAATGATGATATAAATAATCTCAAAGCAATGCTTCGTGCCATTTACATAG CTGGTCATGCAACCGAATCTTTCTCAGACTTCGTTGTTGGCCACGGAGAGTTGTGGTCTGCTCAGATGTTAGCTGCTGTTGTGAGAAAG agcGGATTGGACTGCACTTGGATGGATGCAAGGGATGTGCTTGTTGTTATTCCAACGAGCTCTAATCAAGTTGACCCTGACTTTGTGGAATCAGAAAAAAGACTGGAAAAATGGTTTACTCAGAACTCGGCAAAGATTATTATAGCAACTGGTTTCATAGCCAGTACACCACAGAACATTCCAACGACTCTTAAAAGGGATGGGAGTGACTTCTCTGCAGCTATAATGAGTGCTCTGTTTAGATCTCACCAACTCACAATCTGGACAGATGTTGATGGTGTGTACAGTGCAGATCCCAGGAAAG TTAGTGAAGCTGTTGTGCTGAAGACTCTTTCTTATCAAGAGGCTTGGGAAATG TCTTACTTTGGGGCAAACGTTTTACATCCTCGGACCATTATTCCAGTGATGAAATATGACATTCCAATTGTAATAAGGAATATTTTCAACCTCTCTGCCCCTGGAACAATGATATGCCGGCagattgatgatgaagatggatTCAAATTAGACGCTCCTGTGAAAGGATTTGCGACGATTGACAATTTGGCTCTTGTCAATGTAGAAGG AACTGGAATGGCTGGTGTTCCTGGTACTGCCAGTGCCATTTTTTCTGCTGTCAAGGAAGTTGGAGCCAATGTGATTATGATATCGCAG GCTAGTAGCGAGCATTCTGTGTGCTTTGCTGTACCTGAGAAGGAAGTGAAAGCTGTTTCTGAAGCATTGAACTCAAGATTTCGTCAAGCTTTGGCTGGTGGCCGCCTTTCCCAG ATTGAAATCATCCCTAATTGTAGCATATTAGCAGCAGTTGGCCAGAAAATGGCGAGCACTCCTGGTGTTTCTGCCACTTTTTTTAATGCATTAGCAAAG GCCAATATCAACATCCGTGCTATAGCCCAAGGTTGCTCCGAGTTCAATATTACAGTAGTCGTCAAGCGTGAAGACTGCATCAGGGCATTAAGAGCTGTGCACTCAAGATTTTACCTTTCGAGAACCACTTTGGCAGTGGGAATCATAGGACCGGGATTAATTGGTGGAACCTTACTTGATCAGATTAGAGATCAG GCGGCAGTGCTCAAAGAAGAATTTAAAATTGACTTGCGTGTTATAGGGATCACGGGCTCAAGTAAAATGTTGATGAGTGAATC GGGGATTGACTTATCAAGATGGAGAGAGCTTATGAAAGAAGAGGGAGAAAAAGCTGACATGGAGAAGTTCACCCAATATGTGAAGGGAAATCATTTCATCCCAAACTCTGTTATGGTTGATTGTACAGCCGATGCTGACATCGCTAGCTGTTACTACGACTGGTTGCTACGAGGAATTCATGTGGTCACTCCGAACAAAAAGGCTAACTCTGGACCACTTGATCAG TATCTAAAGATCAGAGATCTTCAACGAAAATCGTACACACATTACTTTTATGAAGCCACCGTTGGAGCTGGTCTTCCAATTATTAGCACCTTACGTGGTCTCCTCGAAACAGGGGATAAAATACTGCGAATTGAGGGAATTTTCAG TGGTACTTTAAGTTACCTCTTCAACAACTTTGTCGGCACCAGAAGCTTCAGTGAAGTTGTAGCAGAAGCAAAGCAAGCAGGTTTCACAGAACCAGATCCACGAGATGATCTATCTGGAACAGATGTTGCCAGAAAA GTAACAATCCTTGCCAGAGAATCAGGCTTAAAATTGGATCTTGAGGGCCTTCCAGTCCAGAATCTTGTGCCAAAGCCGTTACAA GCTTGTGCATCAGCAGAAGAGTTCATGGAGAAGCTTCCTCAGTTTGATGAAGAATTAtccaaacaaagagaagaggCTGAAGCAGCAGGAGAA GTCTTGAGATACGTAGGAGTTGTAGATGCAGTAGAGAAAAAGGGAACAGTCGAGTTGAAACGGTACAAAAAAGATCATCCGTTTGCTCAGCTATCGGGTGCTGATAACATCATCGCTTTCACAACCAAACGGTACAAAGAACAGCCTCTGATTGTTCGTGGACCTGGTGCTGGTGCTCAAGTCACAGCCGGTGGAATCTTCAGTGACATTCTTCGCCTTGCTTTCTATCTCGGGGCTCCGTCTTAA